A single region of the Drosophila miranda strain MSH22 chromosome 2, D.miranda_PacBio2.1, whole genome shotgun sequence genome encodes:
- the LOC108154728 gene encoding V-type proton ATPase 116 kDa subunit a isoform X3, which translates to MGSLFRSEEMALCQLFLQSEAAYACVSELGELGLVQFRDLNPDVNAFQRKFVNEVRRCDEMERKLRYLEKEIKKDGIPMLDTGESPEAPQPREMIDLEATFEKLENELREVNQNAEALKRNFLELTELKHILRKTQVFFDEQEGGVNQTTESMTRALITDEARTAGASMGPVQLGYMEKSNEREDYLPCFVAGVILRERLPAFERMLWRACRGNVFLRQAMIETPLEDPTNGDQVHKSVFIIFFQGDQLKTRVKKICEGFRATLYPCPEAPADRREMAMGVMTRIEDLNTVLGQTQDHRHRVLVAAAKNLKNWFVKVRKIKAIYHTLNLFNLDVTQKCLIAECWVPLLDIETIQLALRRGTERSGSSVPPILNRMQTFENPPTYNRTNKFTKAFQALIDAYGVASYREMNPAPYTIITFPFLFAVMFGDLGHGAIMALFGLWMIRKEKGLAAQKTDNEIWNIFFGGRYIIFLMGVFSMYTGMIYNDIFSKSLNIFGSHWQMSYNKSTVMENKYLQLSPKEDYEGSPYPFGMDPIWQVAGSNKIIFHNAYKMKISIIFGVIHMVFGVVMSWHNHTYFRNRISLIYEFIPQLMFLLLLFFYMVLLMFIKWIKFAATNEKPYSEACAPSILITFIDMVLFNTPKAAPAECGVYMFWGQHFVQVLFVLLALGCIPIMLFAKPMLIMQARKLANEEVQPIAGASSDAETGGVSNGGPHGGGGPHEEEEEMSEIFIHQSIHTIEYVLGSVSHTASYLRLWALSLAHAQLAEVLWTMVLSIGLKQEGWFGGVILTCVFGFWAILTVGILVLMEGLSAFLHTLRLHWVEFQSKFYKGQGYAFQPFSFDAIIENGSAAVEE; encoded by the exons ATGGGTTCGTTGTTCCGTAGCGAGGAGATGGCTTTGTGCCAGCTCTTCCTACAAAGTGAGGCTGCCTACGCCTGCGTGTCGGAGTTGGGCGAGCTAGGCTTGGTGCAGTTCCGTGAT CTCAATCCCGATGTGAACGCCTTCCAGCGCAAGTTCGTCAATGAGGTACGCCGCTGCGATGAGATGGAGCGCAAGCTGCGCTACTTGGAAAAGGAGATCAAGAAGGATGGCATTCCCATGCTCGACACGGGCGAGAGTCCCGAGGCACCACAGCCCCGTGAAATGATCGACTTGGAG GCCACCTTTGAGAAATTGGAGAACGAGCTGAGGGAAGTCAACCAGAATGCCGAGGCATTGAAACGTAACTTTCTGGAGCTGACCGAACTGAAGCATATTCTGCGCAAGACGCAGGTCTTCTTCGACGAG CAAGAAGGCGGTGTGAACCAAACCACCGAGTCGATGACGCGCGCCCTTATTACCGATGAGGCGCGCACCGCTGGTGCTTCCATGGGCCCCGTTCAGCTCGG TTACATGGAAAAATCGAATGAACGTGAGGATTATCTTCCATG TTTTGTGGCTGGTGTTATACTGCGCGAACGATTGCCGGCCTTTGAGCGGATGCTGTGGCGCGCCTGTCGAGGCAATGTGTTCCTGCGCCAGGCCATGATTGAGACACCGCTGGAGGATCCCACAAAT GGCGACCAGGTGCACAAGTCGGTGTTCATCATCTTCTTCCAGGGCGATCAGTTGAAGACGCGCGTCAAGAAGATATGCGAGGGCTTCCGTGCCACGTTGTATCCCTGTCCAGAGGCCCCGGCCGATCGTCGTGAAATGGCCATGGGTGTGATGACGCGCATCGAGGACCTCAACACGGTGCTGGGCCAGACGCAAGATCATCGCCATCGCGTGCTGGTTGCGGCCGCCAAGAACCTCAAGAATTGGTTCGTGAAGGTGCGCAAGATCAAGGCCATCTACCACACGCTGAATCTCTTCAATCTGGATGTGACACAGAAGTGTCTGATTGCCGAGTGCTGGGTGCCCTTGCTGGACATCGAGACCATTCAGCTGGCCCTGCGACGTGGTACAGAGCGATCGGGCTCGTCGGTGCCGCCGATTCTCAATCGAATGCAGACATTCGAGAATCCGCCCACCTATAATCGAACAAATAAGTTCACCAAGGCCTTCCAGGCCCTAATCGATGCGTACGGAGTGGCCAGCTACAGGGAGATGAATCCGGCCCCATACACCATCATCACATTCCCGTTCCTATTCGCGGTGATGTTCGGGGATCTGGGCCATGGCGCCATTATGGCGTTGTTCGGCCTGTGGATGATACGCAAGGAGAAGGGCCTCGCGGCCCAGAAGACGGACAACGAGATCTGGAACATATTCTTTGGCGGTCGCTACATCATATTTCTGATGGGGGTATTCTCCATGTACACGGGCATGATCTACAACGATATATTCTCCAAGTCGCTGAACATCTTTGGCTCCCACTGGCAGATGTCGTACAACAAGTCAACGGTGATGGAGAACAAGTATCTGCAGCTGAGTCCCAAGGAGGACTACGAGGGCTCGCCGTATCCGTTTGGCATGGATCCGATTTGGCAGGTGGCGGGATCCAATAAGATCATCTTCCACAATGCCTACAAGATGAAGATTTCGATTATATTCGGCGTGATACACATGGTCTTTGGCGTTGTCATGAGCTGGCACAATCACACCTATTTCCGCAACAGGATCTCCCTGATCTACGAGTTCATTCCCCAGTTGAtgttccttctgctgctgttcttcTACATGGTTCTGCTGATGTTCATCAAATGGATTAAGTTTGCGGCCACCAACGAGA AACCCTACTCTGAGGCCTGTGCCCCCTCGATTCTGATCACATTCATCGACATGGTGCTATTCAACACACCGAAGGCTGCGCCCGCGGAATGCGGGGTGTACATGTTCTGGGGCCAGCACTTTGTCCAAGTGCTGTTCGTTCTGCTGGCTCTCGGCTGTATTCCCATCATGCTGTTTGCCAAACCCATGCTAATCATGCAGGCCCGCAAATTGGCCAAT GAAGAG GTTCAGCCCATTGCTGGGGCCTCATCTGATGCGGAGACTGGTGGCGTGTCCAATGGCGGACCACATGGCGGCGGCGGACCCCACGAAGAAGAGGAGGAGATGTCGGAGATATTCATACACCAGAGCATACACACCATTGAATATGTCCTGGGTTCGGTCTCTCACACTGCCTCCTATCTGCGTTTGTGGGCACTCTCCCTAGCCCATGCAC AGCTGGCAGAGGTCTTGTGGACCATGGTATTGTCCATTGGTCTGAAGCAGGAGGGCTGGTTCGGCGGCGTCATATTGACCTGTGTGTTTGGCTTCTGGGCCATACTCACTGTGGGCATTCTGGTGCTAATGGAGGGCTTGTCGGCGTTCTTGCACACACTGCGTCTGCACTG GGTCGAGTTCCAGAGCAAATTCTACAAGGGTCAGGGCTATGCTTTCC
- the LOC108154728 gene encoding V-type proton ATPase 116 kDa subunit a isoform X5: protein MGSLFRSEEMALCQLFLQSEAAYACVSELGELGLVQFRDLNPDVNAFQRKFVNEVRRCDEMERKLRYLEKEIKKDGIPMLDTGESPEAPQPREMIDLEATFEKLENELREVNQNAEALKRNFLELTELKHILRKTQVFFDEQEGGVNQTTESMTRALITDEARTAGASMGPVQLGFVAGVILRERLPAFERMLWRACRGNVFLRQAMIETPLEDPTNGDQVHKSVFIIFFQGDQLKTRVKKICEGFRATLYPCPEAPADRREMAMGVMTRIEDLNTVLGQTQDHRHRVLVAAAKNLKNWFVKVRKIKAIYHTLNLFNLDVTQKCLIAECWVPLLDIETIQLALRRGTERSGSSVPPILNRMQTFENPPTYNRTNKFTKAFQALIDAYGVASYREMNPAPYTIITFPFLFAVMFGDLGHGAIMALFGLWMIRKEKGLAAQKTDNEIWNIFFGGRYIIFLMGVFSMYTGMIYNDIFSKSLNIFGSHWQMSYNKSTVMENKYLQLSPKEDYEGSPYPFGMDPIWQVAGSNKIIFHNAYKMKISIIFGVIHMVFGVVMSWHNHTYFRNRISLIYEFIPQLMFLLLLFFYMVLLMFIKWIKFAATNEKPYSEACAPSILITFIDMVLFNTPKAAPAECGVYMFWGQHFVQVLFVLLALGCIPIMLFAKPMLIMQARKLANEEVQPIAGASSDAETGGVSNGGPHGGGGPHEEEEEMSEIFIHQSIHTIEYVLGSVSHTASYLRLWALSLAHAQLAEVLWTMVLSIGLKQEGWFGGVILTCVFGFWAILTVGILVLMEGLSAFLHTLRLHWVEFQSKFYKGQGYAFQPFSFDAIIENGSAAVEE, encoded by the exons ATGGGTTCGTTGTTCCGTAGCGAGGAGATGGCTTTGTGCCAGCTCTTCCTACAAAGTGAGGCTGCCTACGCCTGCGTGTCGGAGTTGGGCGAGCTAGGCTTGGTGCAGTTCCGTGAT CTCAATCCCGATGTGAACGCCTTCCAGCGCAAGTTCGTCAATGAGGTACGCCGCTGCGATGAGATGGAGCGCAAGCTGCGCTACTTGGAAAAGGAGATCAAGAAGGATGGCATTCCCATGCTCGACACGGGCGAGAGTCCCGAGGCACCACAGCCCCGTGAAATGATCGACTTGGAG GCCACCTTTGAGAAATTGGAGAACGAGCTGAGGGAAGTCAACCAGAATGCCGAGGCATTGAAACGTAACTTTCTGGAGCTGACCGAACTGAAGCATATTCTGCGCAAGACGCAGGTCTTCTTCGACGAG CAAGAAGGCGGTGTGAACCAAACCACCGAGTCGATGACGCGCGCCCTTATTACCGATGAGGCGCGCACCGCTGGTGCTTCCATGGGCCCCGTTCAGCTCGG TTTTGTGGCTGGTGTTATACTGCGCGAACGATTGCCGGCCTTTGAGCGGATGCTGTGGCGCGCCTGTCGAGGCAATGTGTTCCTGCGCCAGGCCATGATTGAGACACCGCTGGAGGATCCCACAAAT GGCGACCAGGTGCACAAGTCGGTGTTCATCATCTTCTTCCAGGGCGATCAGTTGAAGACGCGCGTCAAGAAGATATGCGAGGGCTTCCGTGCCACGTTGTATCCCTGTCCAGAGGCCCCGGCCGATCGTCGTGAAATGGCCATGGGTGTGATGACGCGCATCGAGGACCTCAACACGGTGCTGGGCCAGACGCAAGATCATCGCCATCGCGTGCTGGTTGCGGCCGCCAAGAACCTCAAGAATTGGTTCGTGAAGGTGCGCAAGATCAAGGCCATCTACCACACGCTGAATCTCTTCAATCTGGATGTGACACAGAAGTGTCTGATTGCCGAGTGCTGGGTGCCCTTGCTGGACATCGAGACCATTCAGCTGGCCCTGCGACGTGGTACAGAGCGATCGGGCTCGTCGGTGCCGCCGATTCTCAATCGAATGCAGACATTCGAGAATCCGCCCACCTATAATCGAACAAATAAGTTCACCAAGGCCTTCCAGGCCCTAATCGATGCGTACGGAGTGGCCAGCTACAGGGAGATGAATCCGGCCCCATACACCATCATCACATTCCCGTTCCTATTCGCGGTGATGTTCGGGGATCTGGGCCATGGCGCCATTATGGCGTTGTTCGGCCTGTGGATGATACGCAAGGAGAAGGGCCTCGCGGCCCAGAAGACGGACAACGAGATCTGGAACATATTCTTTGGCGGTCGCTACATCATATTTCTGATGGGGGTATTCTCCATGTACACGGGCATGATCTACAACGATATATTCTCCAAGTCGCTGAACATCTTTGGCTCCCACTGGCAGATGTCGTACAACAAGTCAACGGTGATGGAGAACAAGTATCTGCAGCTGAGTCCCAAGGAGGACTACGAGGGCTCGCCGTATCCGTTTGGCATGGATCCGATTTGGCAGGTGGCGGGATCCAATAAGATCATCTTCCACAATGCCTACAAGATGAAGATTTCGATTATATTCGGCGTGATACACATGGTCTTTGGCGTTGTCATGAGCTGGCACAATCACACCTATTTCCGCAACAGGATCTCCCTGATCTACGAGTTCATTCCCCAGTTGAtgttccttctgctgctgttcttcTACATGGTTCTGCTGATGTTCATCAAATGGATTAAGTTTGCGGCCACCAACGAGA AACCCTACTCTGAGGCCTGTGCCCCCTCGATTCTGATCACATTCATCGACATGGTGCTATTCAACACACCGAAGGCTGCGCCCGCGGAATGCGGGGTGTACATGTTCTGGGGCCAGCACTTTGTCCAAGTGCTGTTCGTTCTGCTGGCTCTCGGCTGTATTCCCATCATGCTGTTTGCCAAACCCATGCTAATCATGCAGGCCCGCAAATTGGCCAAT GAAGAG GTTCAGCCCATTGCTGGGGCCTCATCTGATGCGGAGACTGGTGGCGTGTCCAATGGCGGACCACATGGCGGCGGCGGACCCCACGAAGAAGAGGAGGAGATGTCGGAGATATTCATACACCAGAGCATACACACCATTGAATATGTCCTGGGTTCGGTCTCTCACACTGCCTCCTATCTGCGTTTGTGGGCACTCTCCCTAGCCCATGCAC AGCTGGCAGAGGTCTTGTGGACCATGGTATTGTCCATTGGTCTGAAGCAGGAGGGCTGGTTCGGCGGCGTCATATTGACCTGTGTGTTTGGCTTCTGGGCCATACTCACTGTGGGCATTCTGGTGCTAATGGAGGGCTTGTCGGCGTTCTTGCACACACTGCGTCTGCACTG GGTCGAGTTCCAGAGCAAATTCTACAAGGGTCAGGGCTATGCTTTCC
- the LOC108154728 gene encoding V-type proton ATPase 116 kDa subunit a isoform X1: MGSLFRSEEMALCQLFLQSEAAYACVSELGELGLVQFRDLNPDVNAFQRKFVNEVRRCDEMERKLRYLEKEIKKDGIPMLDTGESPEAPQPREMIDLEATFEKLENELREVNQNAEALKRNFLELTELKHILRKTQVFFDESVPTVYQSSAPHSSNKYRRLLQMADNQNEDEQAQLLGEEAVRASQPGQNLKLGFVAGVILRERLPAFERMLWRACRGNVFLRQAMIETPLEDPTNGDQVHKSVFIIFFQGDQLKTRVKKICEGFRATLYPCPEAPADRREMAMGVMTRIEDLNTVLGQTQDHRHRVLVAAAKNLKNWFVKVRKIKAIYHTLNLFNLDVTQKCLIAECWVPLLDIETIQLALRRGTERSGSSVPPILNRMQTFENPPTYNRTNKFTKAFQALIDAYGVASYREMNPAPYTIITFPFLFAVMFGDLGHGAIMALFGLWMIRKEKGLAAQKTDNEIWNIFFGGRYIIFLMGVFSMYTGMIYNDIFSKSLNIFGSHWQMSYNKSTVMENKYLQLSPKEDYEGSPYPFGMDPIWQVAGSNKIIFHNAYKMKISIIFGVIHMVFGVVMSWHNHTYFRNRISLIYEFIPQLMFLLLLFFYMVLLMFIKWIKFAATNEKPYSEACAPSILITFIDMVLFNTPKAAPAECGVYMFWGQHFVQVLFVLLALGCIPIMLFAKPMLIMQARKLANEEVQPIAGASSDAETGGVSNGGPHGGGGPHEEEEEMSEIFIHQSIHTIEYVLGSVSHTASYLRLWALSLAHAQLAEVLWTMVLSIGLKQEGWFGGVILTCVFGFWAILTVGILVLMEGLSAFLHTLRLHWVEFQSKFYKGQGYAFQPFSFDAIIENGSAAVEE, encoded by the exons ATGGGTTCGTTGTTCCGTAGCGAGGAGATGGCTTTGTGCCAGCTCTTCCTACAAAGTGAGGCTGCCTACGCCTGCGTGTCGGAGTTGGGCGAGCTAGGCTTGGTGCAGTTCCGTGAT CTCAATCCCGATGTGAACGCCTTCCAGCGCAAGTTCGTCAATGAGGTACGCCGCTGCGATGAGATGGAGCGCAAGCTGCGCTACTTGGAAAAGGAGATCAAGAAGGATGGCATTCCCATGCTCGACACGGGCGAGAGTCCCGAGGCACCACAGCCCCGTGAAATGATCGACTTGGAG GCCACCTTTGAGAAATTGGAGAACGAGCTGAGGGAAGTCAACCAGAATGCCGAGGCATTGAAACGTAACTTTCTGGAGCTGACCGAACTGAAGCATATTCTGCGCAAGACGCAGGTCTTCTTCGACGAG TCGGTGCCCACGGTGTACCAGTCGAGTGCCCCCCATTCATCAAACAAATATCGGCGCCTTCTGCAGATGGCCGACAATCAGAACGAGGATGAGCAGGCGCAGCTGCTGGGCGAGGAGGCGGTGCGTGCCAGCCAGCCGGGCCAGAACTTGAAACTTGG TTTTGTGGCTGGTGTTATACTGCGCGAACGATTGCCGGCCTTTGAGCGGATGCTGTGGCGCGCCTGTCGAGGCAATGTGTTCCTGCGCCAGGCCATGATTGAGACACCGCTGGAGGATCCCACAAAT GGCGACCAGGTGCACAAGTCGGTGTTCATCATCTTCTTCCAGGGCGATCAGTTGAAGACGCGCGTCAAGAAGATATGCGAGGGCTTCCGTGCCACGTTGTATCCCTGTCCAGAGGCCCCGGCCGATCGTCGTGAAATGGCCATGGGTGTGATGACGCGCATCGAGGACCTCAACACGGTGCTGGGCCAGACGCAAGATCATCGCCATCGCGTGCTGGTTGCGGCCGCCAAGAACCTCAAGAATTGGTTCGTGAAGGTGCGCAAGATCAAGGCCATCTACCACACGCTGAATCTCTTCAATCTGGATGTGACACAGAAGTGTCTGATTGCCGAGTGCTGGGTGCCCTTGCTGGACATCGAGACCATTCAGCTGGCCCTGCGACGTGGTACAGAGCGATCGGGCTCGTCGGTGCCGCCGATTCTCAATCGAATGCAGACATTCGAGAATCCGCCCACCTATAATCGAACAAATAAGTTCACCAAGGCCTTCCAGGCCCTAATCGATGCGTACGGAGTGGCCAGCTACAGGGAGATGAATCCGGCCCCATACACCATCATCACATTCCCGTTCCTATTCGCGGTGATGTTCGGGGATCTGGGCCATGGCGCCATTATGGCGTTGTTCGGCCTGTGGATGATACGCAAGGAGAAGGGCCTCGCGGCCCAGAAGACGGACAACGAGATCTGGAACATATTCTTTGGCGGTCGCTACATCATATTTCTGATGGGGGTATTCTCCATGTACACGGGCATGATCTACAACGATATATTCTCCAAGTCGCTGAACATCTTTGGCTCCCACTGGCAGATGTCGTACAACAAGTCAACGGTGATGGAGAACAAGTATCTGCAGCTGAGTCCCAAGGAGGACTACGAGGGCTCGCCGTATCCGTTTGGCATGGATCCGATTTGGCAGGTGGCGGGATCCAATAAGATCATCTTCCACAATGCCTACAAGATGAAGATTTCGATTATATTCGGCGTGATACACATGGTCTTTGGCGTTGTCATGAGCTGGCACAATCACACCTATTTCCGCAACAGGATCTCCCTGATCTACGAGTTCATTCCCCAGTTGAtgttccttctgctgctgttcttcTACATGGTTCTGCTGATGTTCATCAAATGGATTAAGTTTGCGGCCACCAACGAGA AACCCTACTCTGAGGCCTGTGCCCCCTCGATTCTGATCACATTCATCGACATGGTGCTATTCAACACACCGAAGGCTGCGCCCGCGGAATGCGGGGTGTACATGTTCTGGGGCCAGCACTTTGTCCAAGTGCTGTTCGTTCTGCTGGCTCTCGGCTGTATTCCCATCATGCTGTTTGCCAAACCCATGCTAATCATGCAGGCCCGCAAATTGGCCAAT GAAGAG GTTCAGCCCATTGCTGGGGCCTCATCTGATGCGGAGACTGGTGGCGTGTCCAATGGCGGACCACATGGCGGCGGCGGACCCCACGAAGAAGAGGAGGAGATGTCGGAGATATTCATACACCAGAGCATACACACCATTGAATATGTCCTGGGTTCGGTCTCTCACACTGCCTCCTATCTGCGTTTGTGGGCACTCTCCCTAGCCCATGCAC AGCTGGCAGAGGTCTTGTGGACCATGGTATTGTCCATTGGTCTGAAGCAGGAGGGCTGGTTCGGCGGCGTCATATTGACCTGTGTGTTTGGCTTCTGGGCCATACTCACTGTGGGCATTCTGGTGCTAATGGAGGGCTTGTCGGCGTTCTTGCACACACTGCGTCTGCACTG GGTCGAGTTCCAGAGCAAATTCTACAAGGGTCAGGGCTATGCTTTCC
- the LOC108154728 gene encoding V-type proton ATPase 116 kDa subunit a isoform X2 produces MGSLFRSEEMALCQLFLQSEAAYACVSELGELGLVQFRDLNPDVNAFQRKFVNEVRRCDEMERKLRYLEKEIKKDGIPMLDTGESPEAPQPREMIDLEATFEKLENELREVNQNAEALKRNFLELTELKHILRKTQVFFDESVPTVYQSSAPHSSNKYRRLLQMADNQNEDEQAQLLGEEAVRASQPGQNLKLGFVAGVILRERLPAFERMLWRACRGNVFLRQAMIETPLEDPTNGDQVHKSVFIIFFQGDQLKTRVKKICEGFRATLYPCPEAPADRREMAMGVMTRIEDLNTVLGQTQDHRHRVLVAAAKNLKNWFVKVRKIKAIYHTLNLFNLDVTQKCLIAECWVPLLDIETIQLALRRGTERSGSSVPPILNRMQTFENPPTYNRTNKFTKAFQALIDAYGVASYREMNPAPYTIITFPFLFAVMFGDLGHGAIMALFGLWMIRKEKGLAAQKTDNEIWNIFFGGRYIIFLMGVFSMYTGMIYNDIFSKSLNIFGSHWQMSYNKSTVMENKYLQLSPKEDYEGSPYPFGMDPIWQVAGSNKIIFHNAYKMKISIIFGVIHMVFGVVMSWHNHTYFRNRISLIYEFIPQLMFLLLLFFYMVLLMFIKWIKFAATNEKPYSEACAPSILITFIDMVLFNTPKAAPAECGVYMFWGQHFVQVLFVLLALGCIPIMLFAKPMLIMQARKLANVQPIAGASSDAETGGVSNGGPHGGGGPHEEEEEMSEIFIHQSIHTIEYVLGSVSHTASYLRLWALSLAHAQLAEVLWTMVLSIGLKQEGWFGGVILTCVFGFWAILTVGILVLMEGLSAFLHTLRLHWVEFQSKFYKGQGYAFQPFSFDAIIENGSAAVEE; encoded by the exons ATGGGTTCGTTGTTCCGTAGCGAGGAGATGGCTTTGTGCCAGCTCTTCCTACAAAGTGAGGCTGCCTACGCCTGCGTGTCGGAGTTGGGCGAGCTAGGCTTGGTGCAGTTCCGTGAT CTCAATCCCGATGTGAACGCCTTCCAGCGCAAGTTCGTCAATGAGGTACGCCGCTGCGATGAGATGGAGCGCAAGCTGCGCTACTTGGAAAAGGAGATCAAGAAGGATGGCATTCCCATGCTCGACACGGGCGAGAGTCCCGAGGCACCACAGCCCCGTGAAATGATCGACTTGGAG GCCACCTTTGAGAAATTGGAGAACGAGCTGAGGGAAGTCAACCAGAATGCCGAGGCATTGAAACGTAACTTTCTGGAGCTGACCGAACTGAAGCATATTCTGCGCAAGACGCAGGTCTTCTTCGACGAG TCGGTGCCCACGGTGTACCAGTCGAGTGCCCCCCATTCATCAAACAAATATCGGCGCCTTCTGCAGATGGCCGACAATCAGAACGAGGATGAGCAGGCGCAGCTGCTGGGCGAGGAGGCGGTGCGTGCCAGCCAGCCGGGCCAGAACTTGAAACTTGG TTTTGTGGCTGGTGTTATACTGCGCGAACGATTGCCGGCCTTTGAGCGGATGCTGTGGCGCGCCTGTCGAGGCAATGTGTTCCTGCGCCAGGCCATGATTGAGACACCGCTGGAGGATCCCACAAAT GGCGACCAGGTGCACAAGTCGGTGTTCATCATCTTCTTCCAGGGCGATCAGTTGAAGACGCGCGTCAAGAAGATATGCGAGGGCTTCCGTGCCACGTTGTATCCCTGTCCAGAGGCCCCGGCCGATCGTCGTGAAATGGCCATGGGTGTGATGACGCGCATCGAGGACCTCAACACGGTGCTGGGCCAGACGCAAGATCATCGCCATCGCGTGCTGGTTGCGGCCGCCAAGAACCTCAAGAATTGGTTCGTGAAGGTGCGCAAGATCAAGGCCATCTACCACACGCTGAATCTCTTCAATCTGGATGTGACACAGAAGTGTCTGATTGCCGAGTGCTGGGTGCCCTTGCTGGACATCGAGACCATTCAGCTGGCCCTGCGACGTGGTACAGAGCGATCGGGCTCGTCGGTGCCGCCGATTCTCAATCGAATGCAGACATTCGAGAATCCGCCCACCTATAATCGAACAAATAAGTTCACCAAGGCCTTCCAGGCCCTAATCGATGCGTACGGAGTGGCCAGCTACAGGGAGATGAATCCGGCCCCATACACCATCATCACATTCCCGTTCCTATTCGCGGTGATGTTCGGGGATCTGGGCCATGGCGCCATTATGGCGTTGTTCGGCCTGTGGATGATACGCAAGGAGAAGGGCCTCGCGGCCCAGAAGACGGACAACGAGATCTGGAACATATTCTTTGGCGGTCGCTACATCATATTTCTGATGGGGGTATTCTCCATGTACACGGGCATGATCTACAACGATATATTCTCCAAGTCGCTGAACATCTTTGGCTCCCACTGGCAGATGTCGTACAACAAGTCAACGGTGATGGAGAACAAGTATCTGCAGCTGAGTCCCAAGGAGGACTACGAGGGCTCGCCGTATCCGTTTGGCATGGATCCGATTTGGCAGGTGGCGGGATCCAATAAGATCATCTTCCACAATGCCTACAAGATGAAGATTTCGATTATATTCGGCGTGATACACATGGTCTTTGGCGTTGTCATGAGCTGGCACAATCACACCTATTTCCGCAACAGGATCTCCCTGATCTACGAGTTCATTCCCCAGTTGAtgttccttctgctgctgttcttcTACATGGTTCTGCTGATGTTCATCAAATGGATTAAGTTTGCGGCCACCAACGAGA AACCCTACTCTGAGGCCTGTGCCCCCTCGATTCTGATCACATTCATCGACATGGTGCTATTCAACACACCGAAGGCTGCGCCCGCGGAATGCGGGGTGTACATGTTCTGGGGCCAGCACTTTGTCCAAGTGCTGTTCGTTCTGCTGGCTCTCGGCTGTATTCCCATCATGCTGTTTGCCAAACCCATGCTAATCATGCAGGCCCGCAAATTGGCCAAT GTTCAGCCCATTGCTGGGGCCTCATCTGATGCGGAGACTGGTGGCGTGTCCAATGGCGGACCACATGGCGGCGGCGGACCCCACGAAGAAGAGGAGGAGATGTCGGAGATATTCATACACCAGAGCATACACACCATTGAATATGTCCTGGGTTCGGTCTCTCACACTGCCTCCTATCTGCGTTTGTGGGCACTCTCCCTAGCCCATGCAC AGCTGGCAGAGGTCTTGTGGACCATGGTATTGTCCATTGGTCTGAAGCAGGAGGGCTGGTTCGGCGGCGTCATATTGACCTGTGTGTTTGGCTTCTGGGCCATACTCACTGTGGGCATTCTGGTGCTAATGGAGGGCTTGTCGGCGTTCTTGCACACACTGCGTCTGCACTG GGTCGAGTTCCAGAGCAAATTCTACAAGGGTCAGGGCTATGCTTTCC